Part of the Pseudodesulfovibrio mercurii genome is shown below.
TGAAGCTCATCCAGCGGCGGCTGACCAAACGGAACGTGCACGTGGACACCGTGACCAACGGCGAGGCCGCCCTGGCCTTCCTCCGGGAGAATCCGGTGGACGTGGTCATCCTCGACGTGCGCATGCCGGGGCTGTCCGGCATCGACACCCTGAAGGAGATCCGCAAGCGGTTCCGCGACACCGAGGTCATCATGCTGACCGGGCACGGCTCCCTGCAATCGGGCATCGAGGGCATCAGCCTCGGGGCCTACGACTACATCCTCAAGCCGTTCTCCATCGACAACCTGCTCGGGCGCATCCGCTCGGCCAACGAACACCTCAAGCTGCGCATCGAGAGGCGGGAACCGCAATGAGTCTGACCTACGCCCGACGGGTGATCATGCTCGGCCGTTCGGCCTAC
Proteins encoded:
- a CDS encoding sigma-54-dependent transcriptional regulator codes for the protein MTQIRVLVVDDEPDFLKLIQRRLTKRNVHVDTVTNGEAALAFLRENPVDVVILDVRMPGLSGIDTLKEIRKRFRDTEVIMLTGHGSLQSGIEGISLGAYDYILKPFSIDNLLGRIRSANEHLKLRIERREPQ